A portion of the Sulfurimonas hongkongensis genome contains these proteins:
- a CDS encoding methyl-accepting chemotaxis protein, with product MLKTVKSKVITSIVALSVLGLFGITYYLSTTLQQLSEKTAKESLAMLSESILQTMTTSMMMGDPKIVEDAIEDARNIEGIESLVVAKSQAVIDVYAPGEEFTKDATVREVISSKNNRVIETNEDGHHTIRLIKPVIAEQKCLTCHYNIEEGYVLGAVDLVVSLDKNDAQNAATETTLLVALIIGAVLFTIAASIFFKREIFGPLSNLKERISELVGGDKDLTKRLSHRNEDEFGETADEVNKFIEMVQSTINEIKSLGEKNTSIASEIEQSSHVIRESTAQERAIVANTNTKSLSIKDLLIENMQASEETQKNVKEAHDELGTARESLSVLGKEVNSFVETENELSSELVGLRSDADQVKDVLNVIKEIAEQTNLLALNAAIEAARAGEHGRGFAVVADEVRKLAERTQKSLTEIDISVGTIVQSINDVSDKMHVNAKSIESLLSISNDVEQKISTTSNAIDTSTKVADKSARDTIVISKSVEEIIEEIHKIDVLSTANNTSISSIENDLERLVKIAHSLQSTIDQFKS from the coding sequence ATGCTAAAAACTGTCAAATCTAAAGTTATAACTTCCATTGTAGCCCTAAGTGTCCTTGGGCTATTTGGTATAACTTACTACTTATCTACAACTCTTCAACAACTCTCGGAAAAAACAGCAAAAGAGTCCCTTGCGATGCTAAGCGAGTCAATACTACAGACTATGACTACTAGTATGATGATGGGTGATCCTAAAATTGTAGAAGATGCTATTGAGGATGCAAGAAACATAGAGGGCATAGAGAGCTTAGTTGTAGCTAAATCGCAAGCGGTTATAGATGTTTATGCCCCAGGTGAAGAGTTTACTAAAGATGCTACTGTTAGAGAAGTTATTAGCAGTAAAAACAACAGAGTTATAGAAACAAATGAAGATGGTCATCACACGATTCGCCTTATAAAACCTGTAATAGCTGAGCAAAAATGTCTCACCTGTCACTACAATATAGAAGAGGGTTATGTCTTAGGTGCAGTTGATTTAGTTGTCTCACTCGATAAAAACGATGCACAAAATGCAGCTACAGAGACTACTCTTTTAGTTGCGCTCATAATTGGTGCTGTTTTATTTACCATTGCTGCGAGTATATTTTTCAAAAGAGAGATTTTTGGACCTCTATCAAACTTAAAAGAGCGCATCTCAGAGCTAGTTGGCGGAGATAAAGACTTAACTAAAAGGCTAAGCCATAGAAATGAAGATGAGTTTGGAGAGACTGCAGATGAGGTGAACAAATTTATAGAGATGGTTCAAAGCACTATTAACGAGATAAAATCTCTTGGTGAAAAAAACACCTCCATTGCATCTGAAATTGAGCAGTCTAGCCATGTGATCCGTGAGAGCACAGCTCAAGAGCGGGCTATTGTAGCTAACACAAACACAAAAAGTCTATCTATAAAAGATCTTCTTATTGAAAACATGCAAGCCTCAGAAGAGACTCAAAAAAATGTTAAAGAGGCACATGATGAACTTGGAACTGCTAGAGAATCTTTATCAGTTCTAGGCAAAGAAGTAAACTCTTTTGTTGAGACAGAGAATGAACTATCTAGCGAACTTGTAGGACTTAGAAGTGATGCTGATCAAGTAAAAGATGTGCTAAATGTTATAAAAGAGATAGCTGAGCAAACAAACCTACTAGCTCTTAATGCTGCTATTGAAGCAGCTCGAGCAGGTGAGCATGGGCGAGGTTTTGCAGTAGTTGCAGATGAGGTAAGAAAACTAGCTGAGAGAACTCAGAAGTCACTAACAGAGATAGATATTAGCGTAGGAACTATCGTTCAATCCATCAATGATGTAAGCGATAAGATGCATGTAAATGCAAAAAGTATAGAGAGTCTTCTTAGTATCTCCAATGATGTTGAGCAGAAGATCTCTACAACTTCTAATGCGATAGATACATCAACTAAGGTTGCAGATAAATCCGCTCGTGACACTATAGTCATCTCAAAAAGTGTTGAAGAGATTATAGAAGAGATTCACAAGATAGATGTCCTCTCAACTGCAAACAATACTAGTATCTCAAGTATAGAAAATGACTTAGAAAGATTAGTAAAAATAGCTCACTCTCTACAATCTACAATAGATCAATTCAAGAGTTAA